A segment of the Aureimonas sp. SA4125 genome:
TGAAACTTGTCGCCGAGTTTGATTCAAATGCAATCGATCCGGCCGGCGATGGCGCCGGTTCTCCCCAGCCGGCGTCGGCGGGGCTTGACCCGGCGGGCTGCCAAAGCGTGGGACCGTGTGTCCGAAGCCGCGGTCCGGGGCGCCGCGGGCGTGGCGCATTGCCCCACGCCGGGGGATTCACCGCGTGCTGTCTCGCGGCACGATCCGTCGCCGGGCAAAAAATCCGTAAATGGCGACGGCCGCGCCTGTCGTGCCAATGGCAAGTGCCGCCATTGGCGCGAAAGGTTGGCCGCGGTTCGAATTCGACCGGCATTGCGGGCGGCGAGGCGCCGTTTATGCCTTCCTTAAAGGGTTAAGGCGATGATGGAGATCAAGCCAGAGAGGGCCGCCGCTCGAACGATTCGGCGTCGGCCACCCCCGGCACAGATGCAAGACGCGGGTAGTGGATGACGCAGTTCAGCGAGGCAGACGCAAGCGAATCGATGCTGGGCTCCAGCACCTTCGCGATGGCGCTGTCGGGCACTTTCGAGCGACTGGTCTCGCCCAGAATCCTCGACCCGAACGATCGTGCGCCGCAGCGCCGCGTGATCGCCGGGCTGGTGGCGGCGGGTCTTGCCGCAGCCCTGGCACTGCCGTTCGCCAGCCTTGGCGACTTCGGTCCGCGCGGCGTCGTTCTGCCCGCGATCATCGCCGGCGCATGCCTCGCTTTGGCCGGGCTCCTGGCGTCGAGCGGCCGGCTGACGCTCGTTCTCTCGCTGGCAATCGCCGCGGCATCGGCGCTGGTCGGCGCGCTGGCTCTGGCCGGAGGCGGGGTGTCCTCGCCCCTTCTTTTCCTGCTTCTCCTGGCGCCGATCGAAGCGACCATCGCCGGTCGGCGGCACCTGGCAGCCCTCGCCGTCGGCGTTTCCTGCCTTGCGCTGAGCGCGGTGGCGACGGCGCAGTGGCTCGGCCTTGCCGCCACCGCGACTTTCGGCTTCGACGGGACGCTGACGGCCGGGCTCGGGCTCGTCTATGGCGGGCTTCAGACGCTCCGGCTCTGGCGCGCCCGTGAAAAGACGAATGCCCTGCGCGGTCTCGAAGGCACGGAAGCCCTGCTGATCGAGAACGGCCTGACGGAAGCCGTGCTGCGGTTCTCGCCGGACGGAAGCCTGCTCACGGCCTCTCTCGCCGCCTCCGGCCTCTTCGAGACCTCCGCGCGCCCGCTCAGCGACAAGGCGATCTTCCAGGCGATTCACATCACCGACCGGGTGCGTTACCTCAAGGCGTTCGGCGACCTCCGCGGCGGCGCCGATGCGCTCGCAATCGAGGTGAAGGTCCAGTCCGCTGCCAGCGCGACGCAGCATTTCCGCGACGTATCCCTGCGCATGATGGCGGTGCGCGACACTTCCGGCCGCCTGCACGCCATCCTCGCCATCGCCCGCGACGTGACGTCCGAGCGCGCCTTGACCGCCGAGCTGACGCTCGCCTTGAGCGCGGCCGAGCAGGGCTCGGATGCCAAGAGCCATTTCCTGGCGGCGGTCAGCCACGAACTGC
Coding sequences within it:
- a CDS encoding HAMP domain-containing sensor histidine kinase; the encoded protein is MTQFSEADASESMLGSSTFAMALSGTFERLVSPRILDPNDRAPQRRVIAGLVAAGLAAALALPFASLGDFGPRGVVLPAIIAGACLALAGLLASSGRLTLVLSLAIAAASALVGALALAGGGVSSPLLFLLLLAPIEATIAGRRHLAALAVGVSCLALSAVATAQWLGLAATATFGFDGTLTAGLGLVYGGLQTLRLWRAREKTNALRGLEGTEALLIENGLTEAVLRFSPDGSLLTASLAASGLFETSARPLSDKAIFQAIHITDRVRYLKAFGDLRGGADALAIEVKVQSAASATQHFRDVSLRMMAVRDTSGRLHAILAIARDVTSERALTAELTLALSAAEQGSDAKSHFLAAVSHELRTPLNAIIGFSDVLHQELFGGFEDPRQREYVGLIRQSGEHLLSVVNGLLDISKIEAGRYELEVERFDVAKALVSAAALIRPQAERKGLVLDVALGPHLPEVVADRHACHQILLNLLANAVKFTDHGGVTLRADARGGMLVLSVADTGIGIAQKDLPRLGQPFTQLSQGIARRYQGTGLGLSLVKGLAVLHHGSMEIASELGRGTTVTVRIPLDGMAAIADIESSRNKIVALTDACKETDSPSRQDRPSRRTA